CCAGGTGCTCGGCCACTACGGCGAGCGGGACGGCAGCATCCCCGCGGAACGGCTCGACGAGTTGCACCGGGCCATCACCGAGCAGGCCGGCATCGAGCCCGACCTGCGGTTCTACCCGGGTGCCGGCCACGCGTTCTTCAACGACCAGCGGCCCAGCCACCACCGCGACTCCGCCCAGCGCGCCTGGGTCGCCACCATTCCCTTCCTCCACCGGCAGCTCGGCTGAGCCGGAGCCGTGCCGCCGGTGATCGGAGCCCGGCTCCGGCAGCGGACGCCACCGGAGGCCGGTGGACGCCACCGGAGACCGGTGGACACCAGCGGATCCAGCGGGAGGCAGCAGGCCCTAAGCCACCGTCAGCAGCTTCGCGATCCGGTCGGCCAGCTTCTGGATCTGCGTGACCAGCACGTCGTACGTGACCTCGTCCACCGTCGACTTCACGACGCTGAAACCGACCGCGCTCACGGACTCCACGTCGTCCGCGAGGCGCCTGCCCGGCGGGACGGCGATCGGCGCGCCGAAGCAGATCATGCCCGGGACGGTGTCGCCGTCGTCGACGGCGTACCCGTGCGAGCGCACCGCCCGCAGCTCGTCGACGAGCTCGTCCACCGTCTTCGTCACCGGCCCGTACGGGCTCCTGAGCCCCTCGCCGGCCGCGAACAGCGCCCGGACCTCGTCGTCCTTCAGCGTGGACAGCAGCGACTTGCCCGTGGCGGTCAGGGCCGCGGGCAGCCGCATGCCGATCTTCTGGTAGCGGACGGCGATCGGCTTGCTGCCGTGCCGCCGGCCCAGGTAGAGCGTGTCCACGCCGTCGAGCACGGCCAGCACGATCGACTCGTCGGGCAGCCAGGCCGACGCCGCGCAGGCCTCGTTGAACGTCGAGACCAGATCGCTGTCCGCGAGCCGCTTCTGGCTCAGCTCGACGAGGCGCAGGCCCAGCCGGTAGCGCCCGTCGCCGAGCCGGTCCACCAGGCCGGTCGCCGTGAGGCTCGCGCAGACGTTGTGCAGCGAACTCTTCGGCAGCCCGGTCGCCCCGGCCAGCGCGGCGAACCCCAGGGGCTCGTCGGACGCCGCGAGGGCCTCGAGTACCTGCGCCGCCCGCTCGATGGCTGCCATCTCGTCGACTC
The nucleotide sequence above comes from Streptomyces sp. TS71-3. Encoded proteins:
- a CDS encoding IclR family transcriptional regulator; the protein is MGVPPSAGAGVTTANGVDEMAAIERAAQVLEALAASDEPLGFAALAGATGLPKSSLHNVCASLTATGLVDRLGDGRYRLGLRLVELSQKRLADSDLVSTFNEACAASAWLPDESIVLAVLDGVDTLYLGRRHGSKPIAVRYQKIGMRLPAALTATGKSLLSTLKDDEVRALFAAGEGLRSPYGPVTKTVDELVDELRAVRSHGYAVDDGDTVPGMICFGAPIAVPPGRRLADDVESVSAVGFSVVKSTVDEVTYDVLVTQIQKLADRIAKLLTVA